The following coding sequences are from one Diospyros lotus cultivar Yz01 chromosome 7, ASM1463336v1, whole genome shotgun sequence window:
- the LOC127805827 gene encoding uncharacterized protein LOC127805827 yields the protein MPRRSGTCLRCCLVVFAVVSALCVSGPALYWKLKKGLKSGGYSSECSPCICDCPPPLSLLKIAPGLANLSVTDCGGDDTDLKEEMSKQFVDLLTEEMKLHEVVSEERAHHKNITLVEARRVSSQYQKEAEKCNASIETCEHARELAEALLIKERKVTSLWERRARELGWEGGIKAEA from the exons atgcCAAGGAGATCTGGGACTTGTTTGAGGTGTTGTTTGGTGGTTTTTGCTGTGGTATCAGCTCTCTGTGTATCTGGCCCTGCTCTGTATTGGAAGTTGAAGAAGGGGTTGAAGTCGGGAGGCTATTCGTCTGAATGCAGCCCTTGCATTTGTGATTGCCCTCCACCTCTTTCCCTTCTCAAGATTGCTCCTG GTTTGGCCAATCTTTCTGTTACAG ACTGTGGGGGAGATGATACTGATCTCAAGGAGGAGATGTCAAAGCAGTTTGTCGATCTGTTGACAGAGGAGATGAAGCTGCACGAGGTTGTGAGCGAAGAGCGAGCCCACCATAAGAACATTACCTTGGTAGAAGCCAGAAGGGTCTCTTCGCAGTACCAGAAGGAGGCCGAAAAATGCAATGCTTCCATAGAGACTTGTGAGCACGCCAGGGAGCTTGCGGAGGCATTGTTGATCAAGGAAAGGAAAGTAACTTCCTTGTGGGAGCGAAGAGCCCGGGAACTGGGCTGGGAAGGGGGAATAAAAGCCGAAGCTTAA
- the LOC127805829 gene encoding calmodulin-binding protein 60 E-like yields MESSRGMRVEKRVFEESVEDQDGGMPQLKRPRLPSLTSVIVEALKVDSLQRLCSSIEPLFRKIVSEEVERALTKSGHAKLASRSSPPRIQGPEGKRLQLHLKTRMPPHLFTGGKVEGEQGAAIHVILLDASTGNLVQMGPESSAKLNVVVLDGDFNEEADDDWSKEHFESHEVREREGKGPLLTGDLQLSLKEGVGTLGEVTFTDNSSWIRSRKFRLGVKVAPGYCDGVRVREAKTESFAVKDHRGELYKKHYPPALHDEVWRLDRIAKDGALHKKLVKSGVITVEDFLRVLVRDQQRLRNILGSGMSNRMWENTVEHAKTCVLGSKLYIYFADASNSMGAVFNDICELRGLIADGQFFPLESLTHNQKISVDSLVKRAYDNWHQVLEYDGNFLTSLSMEKSGTRDPAEAISDRGNATVVKNKQQYISSEPSSEPQTNNHLLNSQLIEFPFIRSDSMGDLMLNPPQAALLGTMGYGSAAMPASGGSYVPAEWSRPRDGPGFEDFSEEIRLRSSEMLESDDMQRLLKTYNRGVGVGMGPAFGDSSEASYSYNAPLEHQLDGSYGQVGRSSGRAVVGWLKLKAALRWGIFIRKRAAERRARLVELDFD; encoded by the exons ATGGAAAGTTCAAGAGGCATGAGAGTGGAGAAGAGAGTGTTCGAAGAAAGTGTGGAGGATCAAGATGGCGGGATGCCTCAGTTGAAGAGGCCAAGACTGCCGAGTTTGACTAG TGTAATTGTGGAAGCTTTGAAGGTGGACAGCCTGCAAAGACTTTGCTCGTCTATCGAACCTCTTTTCCGGAAAATT GTAAGTGAAGAAGTGGAACGTGCTTTAACGAAATCAGGCCATGCAAAGCTGGCTAGCAG GTCTTCACCACCAAGAATACAAGGTCCAGAAGGAAAAAGATTGCAACTTCATCTCAAAACAAGGATGCCACCTCATCTGTTCACGGGTGGAAAGGTAGAGGGAGAACAAGGAGCAGCCATTCATGTCATCCTGCTAGATGCAAGTACTGGCAATTTAGTGCAAATGGGACCAGAATCATCGGCCAAACTGAATGTCGTGGTTCTTGATGGTGACTTTAATGAGGAAGCTGATGATGATTGGAGCAAAGAGCATTTTGAAAGCCATGAAGTAAGGGAGCGTGAGGGGAAAGGGCCACTTCTGACGGGGGATCTGCAGTTAAGTCTTAAGGAAGGAGTGGGAACTTTAGGAGAAGTTACTTTCACTGACAACTCAAGCTGGATAAGGAGCAGAAAGTTTAGGCTTGGTGTCAAGGTTGCTCCTGGATACTGTGATGGAGTTCGTGTTCGTGAGGCTAAAACAGAGTCTTTTGCAGTTAAAGATCATAGGGGCGAAT TATACAAGAAACATTATCCACCTGCTTTGCATGATGAAGTTTGGAGATTGGATAGAATAGCCAAAGATGGGGCACTGCATAAAAAGTTGGTAAAGTCTGGAGTCATAACCGTTGAAGATTTCCTCAGGGTTCTTGTTCGGGATCAACAGAGATTGAGAAAT ATTCTTGGAAGTGGCATGTCAAATAGGATGTGGGAGAACACAGTAGAGCATGCCAAGACGTGTGTTTTGGGCAGCAAATTGTACATTTACTTCGCAGATGCAAGTAATAGCATGGGTGCTGTCTTCAACGACATCTGTGAGCTTAGAGGCCTTATTGCCGATGGGCAGTTCTTCCCATTGGAATCCCTTACACACAACCAAAAG ATTTCAGTGGATTCTTTGGTGAAGAGGGCATATGATAATTGGCATCAAGTTTTGGAATATGATGGCAATTTCTTAACCTCCCTATCTATGGAAAAGAGTGGAACAAGGGACCCAGCTGAGGCCATCTCTGATCGTGGCAATGCCACAGTTGTGAAGAACAAGCAGCAGTATATCTCCTCGGAGCCAAGTTCAGAACCCCAAACAAATAACCACCTTTTAAACTCTCAGTTGATTGAGTTCCCATTTATAAGGTCTGATTCAATGGGAGACCTGATGTTGAATCCCCCACAAGCTGCATTACTTGGCACAATGGGCTATGGATCAGCTGCAATGCCAGCATCAGGTGGCTCTTATGTTCCAGCAGAATGGTCGAGGCCGAGGGATGGACCGGGATTTGAAGACTTCTCTGAGGAAATCCGGTTGAGAAGTTCAGAGATGTTGGAGAGTGATGACATGCAAAGACTGTTGAAGACGTACAACAGGGGGGTTGGTGTTGGAATGGGACCTGCATTTGGCGACTCTAGTGAAGCTTCCTACTCTTACAATGCCCCGCTCGAGCATCAGCTGGATGGATCATACGGGCAGGTTGGAAGAAGTTCAGGAAGGGCTGTTGTGGGATGGCTCAAGCTGAAAGCCGCTCTGAGATGGGGTATATTCATCAGGAAGAGAGCTGCAGAAAGAAGAGCTCGGCTTGTTGAACTCGACTTCGACTAA
- the LOC127805828 gene encoding two-component response regulator ARR12: protein MTVEESRASLGTENDNFPVGLRVLAVDDNPSCLKILDRMLRSCQYQVTTTGQAKMALKMLRENKNRFDLVISDVEMPDMDGFKLLELVGLEMDLPVIMLSGHSDPKFVMKGITHGACDYLVKPVRIEELKNIWQHVIRRKKFDSQHQNRSTNQDKAHQGDREGGQGSASAGNADPNGKLSRKRKDEEEECKENGHESEDPTTQKKPRVVWSIELHRKFVAAVNQLGIEKAVPKRILDLMNVEGITRENVASHLQKYRLYLKRISSVATQQANMVAALGGSDSSYMRMSALDGLGDFRTLSGPGRFSSSALSSYQTGGMLGRLNSPAGVSLRSLSSSALIQPNHTQNISNSISTLGKYQSVVLPTNQNAGLFQGISTSSELVQNKCTPHITEFNSPNDPAIFTSGSTLDTGVAVDSGSSFGDNRVLVGRPRSSLPNSSTNPLIVMGNPQQTQGGGVFSNQSSFKVGAFIPEQVNTGISGSSILENGRCNDNWQSTILPSFSSNPLSSRETFNHDRLPHYGMRNNDCSTSQQIHNGPLEFSSTNTSSVTMEDLRGEIPCQTGLVSDVQNMNHVTEQRWGEHRQDYTQHFNQNFCTLNSIIPANGGPLSQNGYQNNGVFHRKMDTTLIGQAINSDVSTLMPDNGNEKSAMDLKLRSSKDYLLEQTKLQGGFQNGYDSLDDLMNAMIKREQEGTMLPDGDFGFDAYPFGSCL from the exons ATGACCGTGGAGGAAAGTAGGGCAAGTTTAGGGActgaaaatgataattttccGGTGGGTTTGCGCGTTCTTGCGGTTGATGATAACCCGTCTTGTTTGAAGATTTTGGATCGTATGCTTAGGAGCTGCCAGTACCAGG TTACAACAACCGGCCAGGCAAAAATGGCATTGAAAATGttaagagaaaacaaaaacagattTGATCTGGTTATCAGTGATGTGGAAATGCCAGACATGGATGGTTTCAAGCTTCTGGAGCTTGTGGGTCTTGAAATGGACCTTCCCGTCATCA TGTTGTCAGGACACAGTGATCCAAAGTTTGTGATGAAGGGGATTACTCATGGTGCTTGCGACTACTTGGTAAAACCTGTTCGAATTGAGGAGTTGAAAAACATTTGGCAGCATGTCATTaggagaaaaaaatttgacTCCCAGCACCAAAACAGGTCCACGAATCAAGACAAGGCCCACCAAGGAGATCGAGAAGGTGGGCAAGGATCTGCATCTGCAGGTAATGCAGATCCAAATGGGAAGCTcagcagaaaaagaaaagatgaggaagaagaatgcaAAGAGAATGGGCATGAGAGTGAGGACCCAACTACCCAGAAGAAACCTCGAGTTGTTTGGTCAATAGAGCTTCACAGGAAGTTTGTTGCAGCTGTTAACCAATTAGGCATTGAGA AAGCTGTTCCTAAAAGAATTCTCGACCTTATGAATGTTGAAGGGATTACAAGGGAAAATGTTGCAAGCCATCTTCAG AAATACAGGCTTTACCTCAAAAGGATAAGTTCTGTGGCAACCCAGCAAGCAAATATGGTTGCTGCATTAGGCGGTAGTGATTCCTCTTATATGCGCATGAGTGCGCTAGATGGGCTTGGTGATTTCCGAACATTGTCCGGACCAGGGCGGTTTTCCAGTTCTGCTTTGTCATCATATCAAACTGGTGGGATGCTTGGTAGATTGAATAGCCCTGCTGGTGTTAGCCTCCGCAGCCTGTCTTCTTCTGCACTGATCCAACCAAATCATACCCAAAACATAAGCAACTCTATTTCTACCCTTGGGAAGTACCAGTCAGTTGTTTTACCTACCAACCAAAATGCCGGTTTATTTCAGGGGATTTCAACATCATCTGAGCTTGTCCAGAATAAGTGCACTCCCCACATTACAGAGTTTAATTCTCCTAATGATCCCGCAATTTTTACATCCGGCAGCACCTTAGACACTGGAGTAGCAGTTGATAGTGGAAGTAGCTTCGGAGATAATAGGGTTCTGGTTGGTAGGCCAAGAAGCTCTCTACCTAATTCCTCGACCAATCCTTTGATTGTAATGGGAAATCCACAACAAACACAAGGTGGGGGAGTGTTCAGTAACCAGTCCTCTTTCAAAGTGGGTGCTTTCATTCCGGAGCAAGTTAATACCGGCATTAGTGGCTCTAGTATTCTGGAGAACGGAAGATGCAATGACAACTGGCAGAGTACCATCCTGCCATCTTTTTCGTCAAATCCTTTATCGTCAAGGGAAACTTTTAACCATGATCGGCTGCCTCATTATGGCATGAGAAATAATGATTGTTCAACTAGCCAGCAAATTCATAATGGGCCACTTGAATTTTCTTCCACCAATACAAGTTCTGTGACCATGGAAGATTTAAGAGGAGAAATTCCATGCCAAACAGGTTTGGTCAGTGATGTTCAAAATATGAACCATGTGACAGAACAGAGGTGGGGAGAACATAGACAGGATTATACCCAACACTTCAATCAAAATTTCTGCACTTTGAACTCTATTATTCCTGCAAATGGAGGCCCATTGAGCCAGAATGGTTATCAAAATAATGGAGTCTTTCATAGAAAGATGGATACAACCTTGATTGGCCAAGCAATTAACAGCGATGTGTCAACTCTCATGCCAGACAATGGGAATGAGAAATCTGCTATGGACTTAAAATTGAGGTCCAGCAAAGACTATCTTCTGGAGCAGACAAAGTTGCAAGGTGGCTTTCAAAATGGCTATGACTCCTTGGATGATCTAATGAATGCAATGATCAAACGG GAACAAGAAGGAACCATGTTACCGGATGGCGACTTTGGATTCGATGCTTATCCTTTTGGATCATGTTTATGA